In Kutzneria kofuensis, the DNA window CTCTCGCAGTTCTTCGGTTTCGAAGGGCCGAGTCTGGTCATCGACACGGCCCAGTCGGCCGGTCTCGTCGCCGTGCACGCGGCGTGCGAGAGCATCCGCAGCGGCGAGTCGAACCTGGCGATCGCCGGTGGGGTGCAGCTCAACCTCGCCGGTGAGGTGCCGGAGCAGTTCGCCGGCCTCGGTGCGCTGTCGGCCAGCGGGCGGTGCCAGACCTTCTCGGCCACCGCCGACGGATTCGCCCGAGGCGAGGGCGGCGCGCTGTTCGTGCTCAAGCCGCTGGACCGCGCGCTCGCCGACAACGACCGGATCCACGCCGTGCTGCGCGGCAGCGCCGTCAACCACGACGGCCAGGCCGCCGGCCTCACCGAGCCCAGCCCGGAAGCGCAGGCCCGGGTGTTGCGGGCCGCCTACCGCCGGGCCGGGGTCGCGGCCGAGGACATCGGTTACGTCGAGCTGCACGGCACCGGCACTCCGGTCGGCGACCCGGTGGAGGCGCGGGCACTGGGCGCCGTGCACGGTCACCGCGACAATGCCTTGCTGGTCGGCTCGGTGAAGACCAACATCGGGCACCTCGAAGCCGCGGCCGGCGCCGTGGGCCTGGTCAAAACGGTGCTCGCGACCCGGCATCGGGTGCTGCCGGCCAGCCTGAACTTCGTCGAGCCCAACCCGGCCATCCGGTTCGACGAGTGGAAGCTGCGAGTGGTGACCGCGCCGGAGCCGTGGCCCGGACCGGCCGAGGATCCGGTGCTGGCCGGGGTGTCGGCCATGGGCCTCGGCGGCACGAACGTGCACATGGTCGTGCAGTCCTGGCCCGATCCGGCGCCGCGCCACACGGAGGCCGACGGGCCGGTGGTCTGGTCGCTGTCCGGGCACACCGAGGCCGCGCTGCTGGCCCAGGCGCAACGCCTCGCCGCTCACGTCGACAGCGGGCCGGTGGAGATCGCCCGGTCCCTGGCCCTGCGGGCCCCGCTCGCGCACCGGGCCGCCGTCGTCGGACGCAGCCGCGAGGAACTGATCGACGGAATCCGGGCGCTCGCCACCGGAACGCAGCACCCGGCCCTCGTCCGGGGCACTGCCCGCCCGGTCGGCGAGCAGGTGGTGTTCGTCTTCCCCGGCCAGGGCTCGCAGTGGGAGGGCATGGCGCGCGAACTGCTCGACACCTCGGCGGTGTTCGCCGCGACGATCGCCGAGTGCGACGAGGCCCTGGCCCCATGGGTCGACTTCCGGGTCGCCGACGTGCTGCGCGGCACCGGGCCGTCGATGGCGCGTATCGACGTGAATCAGCCGGTGCTGTGGGCGGTGATGGTGGCGCTGGCCGCCGTGTGGCGCGACCAGGGGATCAGCCCGACGGCGGTGGCGGGCCAGTCGCAGGGCGAGGTGGCCGCCGCGTGTGTGGCCGGAGCGCTGTCCCTGGCGGACGGGGCGCGGCTGATCGCGACCCGGGCCCAGGCGGTCGCCCGGCACCTGACCGGCGTCGGCGCCATGGTGTGGGTCGGGCAGCCCGAAACCGTGGTGCGCGAGCGAATCGCGCCGTGGGGCGAGCGGCTGTCGGTCGCGGTGATCTCCGGGCCGGAGTCGGTCGTGGTCGCGGGCACGCGGGACGCGCTCGACGAACTGGCCGCGTCCTGGGACGTGGACATGCGGCAGGTCGGGGCCGACTACGCGTCGCACTCGCCGCTGGTCGAACCGGTGCGCGAGGAACTGGCCGCCGTGCTCGCTCCGCTGCGTCCAGGCCCGTCCCGGATCCCGTTCCACTCGACCGTGACCGGCGGCGTCATGTCCGGCGAGCAGTTGGACGCCGACTACTGGTACCGCAACCTGCGCGAACCGGTGGACCTGCATGCGACCGTGCGGGGGCTGCTCGGGGCCGGGGCCGCGGTGTTCGTCGAGGTCAGCCCGCACCCGATCCTGCTGGCCTCGGTCCGCGACTGCGCCCTCGCCGAGGACCGGCCCGCGGTCACGATCCCGACGCTGCGCCGTGACGAGGACGGCCTGGAGCGGATCACGAGGTCGCTGGCCGAGCTGTCGACGCAGGGCGGCCCGGTCGACTGGGCGGCGCGGTACGTCCACGCCGACCGGATTTCGTTGCCGCACTACGCGTTCCAGCGCCGCCGCTACTGGCTGGGCGAACAGGTCGCGCCCGTCGCGGACGGCCGGCCGGACGATCTCGGCGCACTCGTGCGGCGTGAGGCCGCCGCCGTGCTCGGTGTCTCCGATCCGTCCGAAGTGGACACCGCGCGGCCGTTCCGTGAGCAGGGGTTCGACTCGGCGATGCTCACGCATTTGACGAGTCGGATCGAGATGGCCACCGGCACCCGGCTGGCCACGTCGACCCTGTTCGCGCACCCGACCCCCGAACGCCTCGCCGCCCACCTCGGCGCATCGACACCCGAGCCGGAACCGGCAGCCCCGTCCCAAGAACTGGACGACGACCCCATCGTGGTGGTGGGCATCGGCTGCCGGTTCCCCGGCGGCATCGACTCGCCCGAGACGTTCTGGGCCGCGCTGGCCGCCGGCGCCGACCTCATCACCGAGGCGCCCGATGATCGCGGCTGGCACCCCGACACCCTGAGCCACCACGGCGGTTTCGTCACCGGCGCCACCGACTTCGACCCGGCATTCTTCGGCATCTCCGGCCGCGAGGCGCTGGTCATGGACCCGCAGCAGCGACTGGCGCTGGAGACGTCGTGGGAGGCGCTGGAGCGGGCCGGGCTGGACCCGACCTCGTTGCGTGGCAGCGACACCGGCGTCTTTCTCGGCGCGATGGCCCAGGACTACGGCGACCGGATGCACGAGACCACCGGGACGACCGAGGGCTACACGCTCACCGGCACGGCGCCGAGCGTCCTGTCCGGACGCATAGCCTATGTGCTGGGCACCGAAGGCCCGGCCCTCACCGTCGACACCGCGTGCTCGTCCTCGCTGGTCGCCCTGCATCTGGCCGCACGGGCGCTGCGCGCGGGGGAGTGCGGCCTGGCGCTGGCCGGTGGCGTGACCGTGCTGGCCACCCCGGGGATCTTCGTCGAGTTCTCCCGCCAGGGCGGCCTGTCCCCGGACGGCCGCTGCCGCTCGTTCTCCGACGACGCCGACGGCACCGGCTGGGCCGAAGGCGCCGGAGTCCTGGTGCTGCAACGCCTTTCCGACGCGCTCGCACAGGGCCGCGAGATGCTGGCGGTGCTGCGCGGTAGCGCGATCAACAACGACGGCGCCTCCAACGGGCTGACCGCGCCCAGCGGAACCGCGCAACAGAAGGTCATCCGCCATGCGCTGGCCGAGGCGGGTCTCCGACCGTCCGATGTGGACGCGGTGGAGGCGCATGGCACCGGCACCCGGCTCGGCGACCCGATCGAGGCCGAGGCGCTGCTGGCCACCTACGGCCGGGACCGGGACGTGCCGCTGCTCCTGGGTTCGGTGAAGTCGAACTTCGGCCACACCCAGGCCGCCGCCGGAGTCGCGGGCGTGATCAAGCTGATCCTCGCTCTCCGGCACGAACTGCTGCCCCGCACCCTGCACGCCGACCGGCCGTCCACACAGGTCGACTGGTCGGCCGGGTCGGTGGCGCTGCTGACCGAGGAGGTGCCGTGGCCACGGGCCGAGCGGCCCCGGCGGGCGGCGGTGTCGTCGTTCGGCATCTCCGGCACCAACGCGCATGTGATCCTCGAACAGCCGCCGCTGCCCGCGACCGACCCGGTGCCCGCCGCCTGGCCGCTGGTCGTGTCGGCCCGGTCCTCGGCCGCGCTGACGGCCCAGGTCGACCGGCTGGCCGCGCACGTCGCCGAACACGGCCTGGACGGCGTCGCTTCGGCGCTGGTCACCAGCCGCCCGCTGCGCAGCCACCGAGCGGTGGTGTTGGACGCGGCCGGACTGACCGACCTGGCTTCGCTGGATGTGGTGACCGGCGTTGCGCGGGATGTGGGCCGGACGGTGCTGGTGTTCCCCGGCCAGGGTGCGCAGTGGGTGGGCATGGGACGGGAGCTGATGTCGCATCCGGTGTTTGCCGCGCGGATGGCCGAGTGTGCGGATGCGCTGGGGTGGCGGCTGGACGATCTGTTCGGTGAGCTGGACCGGGTTGATGTGGTGCAGCCGGTGTCGTTCGCGGTGATGGTGTCGTTGGCGGCGGTGTGGGAATCGGTTGGTGTGCGGCCGGATGCGGTGATCGGGCATTCGCAGGGGGAGATCGCGGCGGCATGTGTTGCCGGGGCGTTGTCGTTGGAAGACGCCGCGCGGGTCGTGTCGTTGCGGAGCCGGGTGATCGCCGAGGAGTTGGCCGGGCGGGGCGGGATGCTCTCGGTCGCGCTCGCGCCGGACGAGATCGAGTTGCCGGCCGGTGTGGAGATCGCCGCGATCAACGGGCCCCGCGCGGTGGTGCTGGCCGGTGCGCCCGACGCGCTGGACGAGTTGGAGCGGCACCATCGCGAACGCGAGGTCCGGGTGCGCCGGGTCCCGGTGGACTACGCGTCGCACACCGCCCACGTCGACCCGGCGGCCGGGCGCATCGCGGCGGAGCTGGCCGGCATCTCCCCACAGCGGCCCAGGATTCCCTGGCTGTCCACTGTGGACCTGGAGTGGGTCGATGACGCGCCCGGGCCGGACTACTGGGTGCGGAACTTGCGGCAGCCGGTGCGGTTTGCCGAAGCCGTCGCCGCGCTGGCGGCGGCAGGCCACGGCCTGTTCGTCGAGTCCAGCGCGCACCCGGTGCTGACGGCGGCGATCGCGGACAGCGCGGGCCGGGACGTGGCCGTGGCCGGCACGTTGCGCCGCGACGACGGCGGCCCGGATCGGCTGCTCCGCGCGTTCGCCGAGGTCTTCACGGCCGGTGGACCGCTGGACTGGACGGCCGTGCTGCCCAAGTCCCGGCCGGTCGCGCTGCCCACTTCGGTGTTCGAACGACGCCGTTGCTGGCTCGGCGACCCACCCCGGGCCGTGGACCCGGCCCCGGCGGCCGACAACGCCGACCTGCTCGACCTGGTCCGCCGCCAGGCCGCGCTGGTGCTGGGCGAGCGCGAGCCCATCCCGGCCCGGATGCCGTTCCGCGACGCCGGGTTCGACTCGCTGACCTCGGTCGACCTCCGCACCCGCCTGGCCGACGCCACCGGCGTGACGCTGGCCGTGACGGCGGCGTTCGACCATCCGGACGCGACCGCGCTGGCCGAGCACCTGCGCGAACGCCTCGCCGGTGACGCGCGCGACGAGACGCCGACGGCCGCCGCGGCGAGTTCCGAACCGATCGCGGTGGTCGGGATGGCGGTCCGGCTGCCCGGCGGCGTGCACACCCCGGAGGACTTCTGGCGGCTGCTGGCCAACGGCACCGACGCCATCTCCGGATTCCCCACCGACCGTGGCTGGGACACCGACCGGCTGCCGCCCGGCACCACCCGCCAGGGCGGTTTCCTCGGTGACGCGGCCGAGTTCGACGCCGCGTTCTTCGGCATCTCGCCGCGCGAGGCGCAGGCGATGGACCCGCAGCAGCGGGTGTTCCTGGAATCGGCGTGGGAAGCCCTCGAGGACGCGGGCATCGACCCCACCTCGGTCCGCGGCAGCGCGACCGGCGTGTTCGTCGGTGCGACCCCGCAGCCCTACGGTCCTGATCCGCTGCTGGCCGGGCAGGCCGGGGGGTTGCTGCTCACCGGCACCCTGCCCGCCGTCATCTCCGGCCGCGTCGCCTACCTTCTGGGCACGCAGGGGCCCGCGGTCACCGTGGACACGGCATGCTCGTCGTCGCTGGTCGCGTTGCACCTGGCCGCCCAGTCGCTGCGGTCCGGCGAGTGCGCGACGGCGGTCGCCGGTGGCGTGACGGTGATCGCGGGGCCCGGTGTGTTCGCCGAGTTCGCCCGGCAGGGCGGGCTGGCGGCCGACGGCCGCTGTCGCGCGTTCGGCGCCGACGCGGACGGCACCGGCTGGGCCGAGGGCGCGGGCGTGCTGGTGCTCAAGCGGCTGTCCGACGCGGTCCGGGAGGGCCGCCGGGTGCTGGCCGTGATCAAGGGCTCGGCGGTGAACTCCGACGGCGCCTCCAACGGCCTGACCGCGCCCAACGGCAGCGCGCAGCAGCGGGTGATCCGCCAGGCCCTGGCCAACGCGGGACTGCGACCGTCCGATGTGGACGCGGTCGAGGCGCATGGCACCGGCACCCGGCTCGGCGACCCGATCGAGGCCGAGGCGCTGCTCGCCACCTACGGCCGGGACCGGGAAACGCCGCTGTGGCTGGGATCGGTGAAGTCCAACGTCGGGCACACCCAGGCGGCGGCGGGCGTGACCGGCGTGCTGAAGATGATCCTCGCCCTGCGCCACGGCCAACTTCCGCGCACACTGCACGCCGAGCGCCGCAGCGAGCTGGTCGACTGGTCCCAGGGCGCGGTAGAACTGCTCACCGAGCCACGCCCATGGCTGGCTGGCGGACGGCCACGGCGAGCCGGCGTGTCGGCGTTCGGGGTGTCCGGCACCAACGCGCACCTCGTCCTGGAGGAGGCGCCCCCCGCGCGCGAGGACGCGCCACCGGCCACGGCCGTGGTGCCGTTGGTGGTCAGCGCCCGCACCGCGAGCGCGTTGGACGCGCAGCTGACCCGGCTGGCCGAGCGCGGCGGTCGCCCGGTCGACCTGGCCCGACCGCTGCTGACCGGCCGCACGACGTCCTGGGAGCACCGGGCCGTCGTGATCGCCGAGACCGAGGACGAGGCCGTCGCCGGACTGCGCGAGCCCGCGATCCGCGGCGTCGCCGGCCACGTCCGCCTGGGGTTCCTGTTTGCCGGCCAAGGCGCGCAACGGGCCGGCGCCGGGCGCGAGCTGCACGAGGCGTTCCCGGTCTTCGCGAAGGCGTTCGACGCGGCATGCGCCGAACTGGACCGGCATCTCGCCGGGCATGTGCCGCATCCGGTGCGTCAGGCCGTGTTCGACGGCGACGGCCTTGGCGACACCGTGTACACCCAGGCCGGGTTGTTCGCGATCGAGGTGGCGACGGCGGAACTGCTCGGGTCGCTCGGCGTTGCGCCGCGCGCCGTCGCCGGGCATTCGCTCGGTGAGATCAGCGCCGCCCACGTCGCCGGCGTGCTCTCCCTGGCCGACGCCGCCGCGCTGGTGGCCGCGCGGGGCCGGCTGATGCAGGCGCTGCCGCCGGGCGGCGTGATGACGGCCGTCGCGGCCAGCGAGGCCGACGCCCGCGCGGCGCTGGTCGAGGGCGTGTCGCTCGCCGCCGTCAACGGCCCGGACACGGTGGTGCTGTCCGGGGCCGCCGACGGAGTGGACGAGGTCGTCCGTGCGCTCGGGGTGGACGGCCGGCGGCTCCGGGTCGGTCACGCGTTCCACTCGCCGCTGATGGAGCCGATGCTGGACGCCTTCCGCGAGGTCGTGGCCGGGCTTGCCTTGCGTGCGCCCAGGATCCCGCTCGTCTCCGGCGTGACCGGCGCGGTGGCCGGGGACGAGGTGTGCGACCCCGAGTACTGGGTGCGGCAGGTGCGCGAGACGGTCCGCTTCGCCGACGCCGTCAACACCATGGCCGACGAGCTGAACGTGTCCGCCGTGGTCGAGGTCGGGCCGGGTGGCACGTTGACCGGGATGGCGCCGGGGATGGCGCCGGCGGTCGCGTTGCTGCGGCGCGGCAAGCCCGAGGTGCGCGGGCTGCTCGACGGGCTCGGGCGGCTGTTCGTGGCCGGCCAGGACGTCCGATGGACCGAACTGACGCCGCCCGCCGCCGCTCCCGAACTGCCCAAGACCGTGTTCGAGCGCCGGCGGTTCTGGCTGACCGGCTCCGGCCACCCGGTCATC includes these proteins:
- a CDS encoding type I polyketide synthase — its product is MSVVPLPSSAAHPVAVVGMTCRVPGAENVAQLWQLLLDGTEALTAPPEDRRADLGTAVRDGVMARAGYLADVAGFDAALFGLSPSEARETDPQQRLLLELCWEALEDAGIVTAPGAGVFVGVTSSDYALLAARAGRPGPHALTGSNRSFLANRLSQFFGFEGPSLVIDTAQSAGLVAVHAACESIRSGESNLAIAGGVQLNLAGEVPEQFAGLGALSASGRCQTFSATADGFARGEGGALFVLKPLDRALADNDRIHAVLRGSAVNHDGQAAGLTEPSPEAQARVLRAAYRRAGVAAEDIGYVELHGTGTPVGDPVEARALGAVHGHRDNALLVGSVKTNIGHLEAAAGAVGLVKTVLATRHRVLPASLNFVEPNPAIRFDEWKLRVVTAPEPWPGPAEDPVLAGVSAMGLGGTNVHMVVQSWPDPAPRHTEADGPVVWSLSGHTEAALLAQAQRLAAHVDSGPVEIARSLALRAPLAHRAAVVGRSREELIDGIRALATGTQHPALVRGTARPVGEQVVFVFPGQGSQWEGMARELLDTSAVFAATIAECDEALAPWVDFRVADVLRGTGPSMARIDVNQPVLWAVMVALAAVWRDQGISPTAVAGQSQGEVAAACVAGALSLADGARLIATRAQAVARHLTGVGAMVWVGQPETVVRERIAPWGERLSVAVISGPESVVVAGTRDALDELAASWDVDMRQVGADYASHSPLVEPVREELAAVLAPLRPGPSRIPFHSTVTGGVMSGEQLDADYWYRNLREPVDLHATVRGLLGAGAAVFVEVSPHPILLASVRDCALAEDRPAVTIPTLRRDEDGLERITRSLAELSTQGGPVDWAARYVHADRISLPHYAFQRRRYWLGEQVAPVADGRPDDLGALVRREAAAVLGVSDPSEVDTARPFREQGFDSAMLTHLTSRIEMATGTRLATSTLFAHPTPERLAAHLGASTPEPEPAAPSQELDDDPIVVVGIGCRFPGGIDSPETFWAALAAGADLITEAPDDRGWHPDTLSHHGGFVTGATDFDPAFFGISGREALVMDPQQRLALETSWEALERAGLDPTSLRGSDTGVFLGAMAQDYGDRMHETTGTTEGYTLTGTAPSVLSGRIAYVLGTEGPALTVDTACSSSLVALHLAARALRAGECGLALAGGVTVLATPGIFVEFSRQGGLSPDGRCRSFSDDADGTGWAEGAGVLVLQRLSDALAQGREMLAVLRGSAINNDGASNGLTAPSGTAQQKVIRHALAEAGLRPSDVDAVEAHGTGTRLGDPIEAEALLATYGRDRDVPLLLGSVKSNFGHTQAAAGVAGVIKLILALRHELLPRTLHADRPSTQVDWSAGSVALLTEEVPWPRAERPRRAAVSSFGISGTNAHVILEQPPLPATDPVPAAWPLVVSARSSAALTAQVDRLAAHVAEHGLDGVASALVTSRPLRSHRAVVLDAAGLTDLASLDVVTGVARDVGRTVLVFPGQGAQWVGMGRELMSHPVFAARMAECADALGWRLDDLFGELDRVDVVQPVSFAVMVSLAAVWESVGVRPDAVIGHSQGEIAAACVAGALSLEDAARVVSLRSRVIAEELAGRGGMLSVALAPDEIELPAGVEIAAINGPRAVVLAGAPDALDELERHHREREVRVRRVPVDYASHTAHVDPAAGRIAAELAGISPQRPRIPWLSTVDLEWVDDAPGPDYWVRNLRQPVRFAEAVAALAAAGHGLFVESSAHPVLTAAIADSAGRDVAVAGTLRRDDGGPDRLLRAFAEVFTAGGPLDWTAVLPKSRPVALPTSVFERRRCWLGDPPRAVDPAPAADNADLLDLVRRQAALVLGEREPIPARMPFRDAGFDSLTSVDLRTRLADATGVTLAVTAAFDHPDATALAEHLRERLAGDARDETPTAAAASSEPIAVVGMAVRLPGGVHTPEDFWRLLANGTDAISGFPTDRGWDTDRLPPGTTRQGGFLGDAAEFDAAFFGISPREAQAMDPQQRVFLESAWEALEDAGIDPTSVRGSATGVFVGATPQPYGPDPLLAGQAGGLLLTGTLPAVISGRVAYLLGTQGPAVTVDTACSSSLVALHLAAQSLRSGECATAVAGGVTVIAGPGVFAEFARQGGLAADGRCRAFGADADGTGWAEGAGVLVLKRLSDAVREGRRVLAVIKGSAVNSDGASNGLTAPNGSAQQRVIRQALANAGLRPSDVDAVEAHGTGTRLGDPIEAEALLATYGRDRETPLWLGSVKSNVGHTQAAAGVTGVLKMILALRHGQLPRTLHAERRSELVDWSQGAVELLTEPRPWLAGGRPRRAGVSAFGVSGTNAHLVLEEAPPAREDAPPATAVVPLVVSARTASALDAQLTRLAERGGRPVDLARPLLTGRTTSWEHRAVVIAETEDEAVAGLREPAIRGVAGHVRLGFLFAGQGAQRAGAGRELHEAFPVFAKAFDAACAELDRHLAGHVPHPVRQAVFDGDGLGDTVYTQAGLFAIEVATAELLGSLGVAPRAVAGHSLGEISAAHVAGVLSLADAAALVAARGRLMQALPPGGVMTAVAASEADARAALVEGVSLAAVNGPDTVVLSGAADGVDEVVRALGVDGRRLRVGHAFHSPLMEPMLDAFREVVAGLALRAPRIPLVSGVTGAVAGDEVCDPEYWVRQVRETVRFADAVNTMADELNVSAVVEVGPGGTLTGMAPGMAPAVALLRRGKPEVRGLLDGLGRLFVAGQDVRWTELTPPAAAPELPKTVFERRRFWLTGSGHPVIDTVVDTPGGVVLAGAFRGPVTAGALVELALRAADEAECPALAEFTVAEVPAPGPVRVTVGPQRTLAVHARVADEWVEIAAGRVADEAAIPEVDEAFDELAVEPSAHVIHPALLDDVAPGEVAFEWRGVRLHAADATTVRVRRGPAENGFGLVLSDGAGLPVLTAELVRTRPAERTAPVLHRVELVPSKLVPGRPGTTWPVLRVGGGELHDVLADVLGTLQACLAGEGRMLVVVPPTAQDPVAAGVAGLVRTAATENPGRIVLARTADDDLAPLLAVVDAGEPELVLTGGDVLVPRLRRAEAGAPWRPRGTVLVTGGTGALGSLVARHLVEQHGVRDLVIASRSGEGPISEGVRFAAVDLARRDQVRELIDGISDLRAVVHCAGIVDDGVLSSVDRSRLDAVLGPKIDAAQHLDELTRDRDLDAFVLFSSVSGILGSAGQAAYAAANAALDALAARRRAAGLPATSIAWGPWEPSGGMTASLSEVDMRRLARLGLRPLPSAEGLRLLDAAVHAPDPVVIAADLDPAALRGPRTRRRAATEPLAENDLHDLVRREAAAVLGLAPSAVIETRSFRDAGFDSLMAVELRNRLSAATGLTLPATIVFDWPTPADLAAHLTAGTAVEEATTRARADDDPIALVGMAMRLPGGVDTPEDYWRLLADGTDAISGFPTDRGWPSDLDSITREGGFLRGADRFDAEFFGISPREAIAMDPQQRLLLETSWEALERAGFDPVTLRGHELGVFAGASAQPYGTGGPLDGYQLTGTASSVLSGRIAYVLGTRGPAVTVDTACSSALVALHLAVRSLRAGECGIALAGGVTVLSTPDVFVEFSRQRGLAPDGRCKPFAAAADGTAWAEGVGVLVLQRLSDAVAQGREVLALVRGTAVNSDGASNGLTAPNGPAQERVIRQALADAGLDPSDVDAVEAHGTGTRLGDPIEAQAIIATYGRDRDRPLWLGSVKSNVGHTQAAAGAVGLMKMVLALRHETLPRTLHVDRPTDEVDWAAGPVRLLTEPVAWPSGSVRRAAVSAFGVSGTNAHVVLEAPPVRESIPADPGSAPLVLSGRTPTALAAQAARLADEFPDAPVAAVARSLVTTRALREHRAVVFSKAGLRDLASPDVVLGAARDAGRTVFVFPGQGAQWAGMGRDLMSHPVFAARMAECADALGWRLDDLFGDLDRVDVVQPVSFAVMVSLAAVWESVGVRPDAVIGHSQGEIAAACVAGALSLADAAKIVSLRSRVIAEELAGRGGMLSIALDPGEIDLPAGVEVAVVNSPGATVVAGAPDLLEELESRCRASDVRVRRLPVDYASHTAHVDAVADRIAEELTGITTAPPRVPWMSTVDVTWIDGELGPDYWVRNLRQPVRFADAVTELGTQGYGTFVEVSSHPVLTTAIEATVEDALVVGTLRRDDGGPERLLRSFAELHVGGGALDWTAILPAAPLVPVPPTVFEHERFWRLPTRGGGGQDALAHPVLSAAHEIPDGGGWLLTGRLSVADQPWLADHAVAGMLLVPGAALVELALQAGKRVGLPVLDELVIETPLVLTGEREVRVVVAAEQDGGRPVFVHSRDGDRWTRHAAGRLDSGPAAPPAVEWPAEGEDISGAELYTSIVEAGYEYGPSFQGVRTIRRRGADLYAEIVPQDPTEGFLVHPALLDAALHPAALTVRGTAELPFAWRGMTVHGPATGTVRVHLAPGPDGIRVQAVDETGAPVFTVRGLVSRPAVMTAEDVFVVDSVVLPVPASGDPLPAEWRVHRVAPGAGTDGERARRAVLAAAEAIRADESKLVVLTDDPADPAVAAVHGLIRCAQAEHPGRILLVDGDLPARQTVENLTGEWQISIRDGEVRAPRLVRPVERVEPKPWRGPVLITGGTGTLGAHTARHLVRAHGIRDLVLVSRQGPSAEGADELRAELTRAGASVRILAVDITDEASVRALLTEPFAAVVHTAGALADTALANLDASDLERTMRPKADAAALLDELTRGTGTALVLYSSAAGVLGNPGQGAYAAANAFLDALARRRAEAGDPALSLAWGLWSETSGLTGGADTGRMARAGVVGIATEQGLRMFDAALGSGRAVTVPVAIDRTAFGAQPPALWRELVRPRPIAAGRGVLDRITAADPDRREGLLVDLVRREAAVVLGRTGTGGIGAKAAFRDLGFDSLTSVELRNRLLAATGVKLPVTAVFDHPNATELATRLHEGLFPPAAVEPEQERPAGDESALIAEMSAEELIRRALGEVG